The genome window TGGAAGAGTGGTGTCCACTCCTGCAGGCATCCCAAATGGGGCTTGGCCCCCACAGCCTCCTTCTCTGGGCTCTTCCTTTGTGCCTCAGAGCCTTCACTTGGACCCCTTCAAGGGATCCAGGACTCCTGAAGTTACAGACTGACTCCTGGGGTGGGGGATGCTGGGGAACTCACACCCTTGTCCTGCAGGTGGCCATCCGAGAGGCCTACGAGGCAGGCCTGATTGGCAAGAACGCCTGTGGCTCTGACTATGATTTTGATGTGTTCGTGGTGCGTGGGGCTGGGGCCTACATCTGTGGAGAGGAGACAGCACTCATCGAGTCCATTGAGGGCAAGCAGGGCAAGCCCCGCCTGAAGCCGCCCTTTCCTGCGGATGTGGGTAAGACCAGGCCTGAGCTGGGCCTTATCTTGGCAGTGTCCTGTGGAACCCAGGAGCAGGTCCCCTCTGGATTATTCTTAGGGCATTGCTGAGTGCCTTCTGGGCTGGGTCAGATGCAGAGAGTAGGTGGTAACAGCTTACAGGCTCCACCAGTGCCCTTTGCAGTCCCTCATCCTGCCTCAGCCCCATGTTGGACACCAAGCCCTTCTAAGCTTGTCTGTAGCTCTGCCCCCGCAGTACCTGTTCTGGGATCTGGGGATGTGGTGGTGAACGAGGCAATACAGCTCCTCTGAAGTTTGGGGTCGAGTGGGGGACAAGATGATAAGGGAGGAGAAAGCAAGGGCTCTCTGCCACAGGAGCAGGGTCCTGGGACAGACCCCACTGCCAAGAAGCCTGTCCCCATCCCTTAGCAGCTctgtcctcccttctccctgaagGAGTGTTTGGCTGCCCCACAACTGTGGCCAATGTGGAGACGGTGGCTGTGTCCCCCACCATCTGCCGCCGTGGGGGGACCTGGTTTGCCAGCTTCGGCCGTGAGCGCAACTCAGGCACCAAACTGTTCAACATCTCTGGCCATGTCAATCACCCTTGCACTGTGGAGGAAGAGATGTCTGTGCCGCTGAAGGAACTGATTGAGAAGCATGCAGGTGAGGCCTGGGCCAGCCAGGTAAGGGCCAGCCAGGTGGGGGCAGAGTGGGCAGGGCATCCATGAACAGAGCTGGGGGCGGGCAGGGCTTCGGGAGACAGCGCTGGGTCCAGGGGCTGACAGAGGTCCTGAGCTCAGGACTAGGCAGGTGTGCTGGCCCCAGCTCTGACCATCCATCTTTTCGGGGACTGACTTGGGGCCCCAGGGGGTGTCACGGGTGGCTGGAACAACCTCCTTGCTGTGATCCCTGGCGGCTCGTCCACCCCGCTGATCCCCAAGTCCGTGTGTGAGACGGTGCTGATGGACTTCGATGCACTGGTGCAGGCACAGACAGGCCTGGGCACAGCTGCGGTGATCGTCATGGACCGCTCGGTAAGGGCGGGCCTGCACAGCCCACCCTATCCCTGCCTTATGCCAGCCTGGTTGCTGTCTCCTTCCCTGGGCCTCTGAAAACCCTTTTGCCATCACTCAGGGTCAAGTTCCTGCAGCCTGAGATAcaagggaggtgggagaggaggggacaAGTCTGCTCTGGAGGAGAATGCCCCTGGAGTTGGCAGCAGGGGTACCCAGGGAGGCTGCAGGAGACCAGAATGCAGGGTGGCTTGGAAAGAGCTGCTGGAATCGGGGGAGGGGGTGCTGCTGGAGGACTGAGGCCCTGGTTTCTATCTGGCCTTGGGTGCCTGCTCACTGTGCTTTGTCACCCAGACGGACATTGTGAAAGCCATCGCCCGCCTCATTGAGTTCTACAAGCACGAGAGCTGTGGCCAGTGCACCCCGTGCCGCGAGGGTGAGCCTCCTGGGCAGGTTGGGGATTTGCTTGCCGGCTTCACTTAtcctccaccctcccaccccaaccccagtgTGGTCTGCACCTCTCAAGCAGTGTCCCACACCCTGGCTTGGGGAGACCATCAGGCCCATCTCTtgctgctgtggctgcaggtGTGGACTGGATGAACAAGGTGATGGCCCGCTTCGTGAGGGGGGACGCCCGGCCAGCAGAGATCGACTCCCTGTGGGAGATCAGCAAGCAGATAGAGGGCCACACCATCTGTGCTCTGGGCGACGGGGCCGCCTGGCCTGTGCAGGTGCTTACTGCCCTGCTGTGTAGcacaggggtgggggaggtgctGAGAGCCCAGGGCATTGGGTGATTTTTGGATTCTGCTTAACACAGTTCCCCTGCTCATTGCCCACAGGGTCTGATCCGACACTTCCGGCCAGAGCTCGAGGAGCGGATGCAGCAGTTTGCCCAGCAGTGCCAGGCCCAGCAAGCTGCCTCGTGAGCCCGATACCATGGCCTGGCGGCTCACATCCATCCGTCTGGGATGCTGGACAATAAAGCAAGTGCTGCCCCCCCCGCAGCTGCAGCTTCTCTGTGACTGCTCTGTACCCTGCCACCCCTGGCCCGCTGCTCATGGAGGCCCATTGCCAGACATAGTCGTGTCGTGAGTCCACACCTTGGCCTCCTGTGTGTCAGTAAGTCAGTCCTAGACAATCTTGAGTACCCATCCCTCAGTGTAGGAAGCGGGGGGAGTGGGGGACTGCGAGGGCTGGGCCTGGGACCTTGCTGTGGTCCCTGTGGCCTGAGGTCCCTGGCCCAGCTCAGGCCTCTGGAGGGTGGGAGATGGGAGAATGGGGCCCAGTCTGCCCTGTGGGTGATGGGCAGGGAAGGATGTGGCCTATGGCCAGAGAAAGGACAGGCTCTGGTCTGGCTTAAAGGAGATGTTTATTTTGGCTTCAAGATTTGAGGTGGGGTGAATTtgaaaggcaggaagaaaggaaacacCCATTTGACTGGGGGCTGGGTACTCAGGCTCCTCCCAGCTCTGTGGGGCCATCATGGGCAGCTGTAGGAGAGGGATGGCAAGTAGGCCCAGGCTGGCACCAGGACTAGTTGCTGAGCTGGGGGGGTGTGCCGTCCAGCAGGTGCCACAGCTCCAGCCGATGGTCGCTGTGGCCCAAGCACTCACGCCAGTGCCGCAAGCGCTCCCCACTGGCGCAGCTGTTCAGCTGCACCCCACCTGCCGTGGGGAATGGGTCAGGAGCCATCAGGAGCCCATAGGGCTCCCACCCCAGTTCCCTGCATTCCCACTCACCGATGAAGTCATTGGCCGTGCCCAGGTCGTAGTCCCACACGGACACCAGCAGCGTCTTCTGGGCCAGATCCTCCCGCGGGCCTGCGTAGAAGAATTCCTGGCGGGAAAGGGTCAGAAAGGCAGGAAAGACGCGGCCTCAGGTGCTTCACAGCTTAAGAAACAGGTTCAGGCTGTGTAGTGGCTCAGCAAGTCAAGACCAAGGCTGGCTGGGACCTGCCTGGCGCTGGCTTACCTCATTGAACTCGGGATTCAGGGTCTTCTTTCGAACACTGGTCTTATATTTAGATTTCTTCCCCGAGTTTGGATGCAGGAAACTGATTGGGGAGAGTTAGTGGTTAGGTGTGGCTCTGGAGAGGTGAGGAACCCCCCACCTTACCCTTACTGCCCCCTGTGCGCCCCTGTTCACACTCACAGGCGGACGAAGGGGTCCGAATAGCCATTGGCATCCATGGGGGCCAGGTGGGCGCAGCGCAGCACACCCACCAGCAGGCCACCCTGCTGGGAGCTGTAACACAGTGACAGCAGGATGCGCCCACGTTCCTCCCCGGCCacctctgcctccacctcctgcAGGTATAGGCTGTGGTCAGCCCCCATCCAGCCCAAAGCCAACTCCCCACCCACCAGTGGCCGGGCCTCAGATATGAAAGCTCAAACTGGCTGCAAAGAAATCAGGATCCAAAGGTTTAATTTCATGATTTAATTTCCCAAAACAGCCAGTCGCCCTGTGCCCTGGAAGGGACCTCCTGGGTCAGCTATATCCTCCAAGGCCTGAGGAGGAAAGGGGCTTGTTCAGAACATGTGACTGGTCAGTTCAGCATGTCCTTGTCATGGAGTGGAAGGGAACTAACTGAATGTCTCTGAGTGCCACAAACAAGTTGAAGCTTTCTAAGTGGCCTCCCATCAAGTGCCCATAACCACTCCTTGCAGGGCAAGCCTCACATCATGGAAACAGCCTGAGAGGCTGTTCTCTACCCAAAGATAAACAGGGCTCTTCGACTCCAAAACCCACCCTCTTCGCCTCTCACAGCCCTGAGGACCAGATTCTGAATGTCCTTTGCCACACTCG of Cynocephalus volans isolate mCynVol1 chromosome 4, mCynVol1.pri, whole genome shotgun sequence contains these proteins:
- the NDUFV1 gene encoding NADH dehydrogenase [ubiquinone] flavoprotein 1, mitochondrial; this translates as MLAARRLLGGSLPARVSVRFSGDTTAPKKTSFGSLKDEDRIFTNLYGRHDWRLKGAQSRGDWYKTKEILLKGPDWILGEIKTSGLRGRGGAGFPTGLKWSFMNKPSDGRPKYLVVNADEGEPGTCKDREIMRHDPHKLVEGCLVGGRAMGARAAYIYIRGEFYNEASNLQVAIREAYEAGLIGKNACGSDYDFDVFVVRGAGAYICGEETALIESIEGKQGKPRLKPPFPADVGVFGCPTTVANVETVAVSPTICRRGGTWFASFGRERNSGTKLFNISGHVNHPCTVEEEMSVPLKELIEKHAGGVTGGWNNLLAVIPGGSSTPLIPKSVCETVLMDFDALVQAQTGLGTAAVIVMDRSTDIVKAIARLIEFYKHESCGQCTPCREGVDWMNKVMARFVRGDARPAEIDSLWEISKQIEGHTICALGDGAAWPVQGLIRHFRPELEERMQQFAQQCQAQQAAS